In Phycisphaerales bacterium AB-hyl4, the genomic window GTGGCAAAATCAGCAATTAGAAATCAGCAATCAGCAATTCCCTCAGGTTCCCACTCGTCCCCCGCTCGCGCCGCGGGCTTCGGAGTCATGCGGGCCCGGTTCGTCGTGCGGGTGTGTCGTTGCGCCCGTTTCGTCCGGCACGGGCGGGGTCGGTTTCTCTTCTTCTTCAATGCGCGTCTTGGCGATCACCACCGCGCCGATCAGGGCGATCAGCAGGATGATGCCCGCGAGTTCGAGCCCCAGCGGGTGAGAGCGGAACAGGTCCAGGCCGACGCGTTCGGTGTTGGAAATGCCCTGCGTGCCGCCGAGTGCGACGGCGTATTCGGTTTCGGTACCCAGTTCGGGGTTCAGTTGTGCCTGGATACGCTCGGTCAACCGCATGCTCGGGCGATTGGTGAGCACCTCGGCCATGAGTTGCTCGTCTGACTCCATCCACGCGGCTTCATTGCTCGTGATGCCCGGGTCGGTCGTCACCTGCAACAGCACCGCTAGCAGCAAAAAGCCGGCGACAATCGCGCCGACTGGCTCGCGGGCGACGCGGTCATAGTCGGGCGAAACGTCCGGCTCGTTGGCGGGCGAATCTTCACCCACCGCCGGGGCGGATTGCGTTGCGAGCATGATCACGAACATGTAGGTGACCAGAATCGCGCCGCCGTAGATGATGATCATGGCAAAGGCCATGAACTCCGCCGCGAGGATGAGCAGCAGGCCCGCCGAGGAAAGCACGACCATCACGAACCACAATGCCGAGTAGACCGGCCGTGTGTGCGTGATGACGCGGACGGCCCCGACGATGGAGATCGCCGCGAACAGGTAGTAGTAGCCGAACGTCTCCCAGGGGATGCCAGCCAGTTCGCTCGGCAGGCTCGCCGCGAGGAAC contains:
- a CDS encoding NADH-quinone oxidoreductase subunit J, with protein sequence MQTPLAIYLASILGAVALLLIMPKRRFNLGLVGAVIGAAALGGLWLFLAASLPSELAGIPWETFGYYYLFAAISIVGAVRVITHTRPVYSALWFVMVVLSSAGLLLILAAEFMAFAMIIIYGGAILVTYMFVIMLATQSAPAVGEDSPANEPDVSPDYDRVAREPVGAIVAGFLLLAVLLQVTTDPGITSNEAAWMESDEQLMAEVLTNRPSMRLTERIQAQLNPELGTETEYAVALGGTQGISNTERVGLDLFRSHPLGLELAGIILLIALIGAVVIAKTRIEEEEKPTPPVPDETGATTHPHDEPGPHDSEARGASGGRVGT